The segment ATCAGTTGTAAGCGGGGGGGTTGCACAATAGCAGAGAGCAGTTGGGGATATTGTTGTTCGAGTTGATCGGTTTTGGCTTTCGCACCCCAGCGAGCGTAGGCATAGTAGGCATCCGTCATATAGACTTGGGCGACTTTTTCTTTACCCCAATCGAGGTAAAATTTAGCCGCTAGTTCGTTGGCTAGAGCCTCTTCTTGTAAGAATTGGTTTTCTTTGGCTCCGGCTATGGCGCGATCGTAAAGTTCGATCGCCTCTGCCCTATTGCCTAAAACTCGCGCTTTTTCGGCTGCGATCAAATCCACTTTATGTTGGTGATTCATGGGGGCATGACGGGCCCATTGATCTTGCAGTTGGGTTTGGTTTTCTTCCACCCGCTCTAATGGCTCCGGTTCCCCTGTCCAATTGGCCAGAGCGGTCAAAGCATCATAAAAATAAAATGCCGGTTCGCTGACCATCCCCACGCCAGCGATTAAATATTGGCGGGTCGTAACTGCCTGTTCTTGAGCCGATTCTATTTGGCCAAAGACATAGGAAAGCATCAACTTATATAAATGAAATAAATACAACCCAAACCAGTCATGGGCAGCAGTCAGCACCGGCATAAATTCTGCTTCAACCAACACTTGCCCAGACAAAATACTAGGATACTCTTCTAGACCCTGAAAATTTAAGATAGATTGCCAATAGATGCGACAGTAATTGGCTGTTGTCACTTGATTTAATTGCATCAAACCCTGGCAATACACACGAGTTTGCTGTTCTAAATCGGCCAGGGACTGGCTGCACCAAAAGGAATTGAGACATACATTTTGGGCGCAATATCCGGCTAACTCCTGATTACCTACTTCAAGGGCACTTCTATAGCTCTCTTGTAGCAGTGCAAGCACATTTTTAAGATGAGATTGACGGTGCAAGAGGAACAAACCGGCCGCGTTGGTCACTTCTGGTTTAATTGCTTTGGCATCGAGTTGAGACACCAGTTCTAGAGCTAAATGGCCAAATTTGACTCCAGCGCTCACATCTTTCAACAGGTTACAAGCAATAGTTCCATAGCAAACATAACCAAAGCCTGACGCTAATGTATTGCCGTATTGGATGGAGAGTTTCACCGATAAGCAAATCAGGATGGGGAAGAAGGGAGGCGCAGCAATATACGCGACCGGTATGATACTGTTGGCAATTTGTACGATCGCCATTTTTTCCCGATCTCTCATTTCTGGTAAGTGAATCAAGTCTTCAATTTCCCGGTCTCCCAGCAGTTGTCCGATCTCGGCAATGGCTTGTTGAATATCATCATCCGTCGGTTTGGCCGGAAGGGGAGTGTCAAACTGTTGCAGCACTTGTAGGGCGATCGCAATAGCTTCGGTCAGTTGATTCTGGGAAATCTTGGCTTGAATTCTAATCCGGTAAACATTAACCTTTTCCAGTAGCGATCGGGTCTGTTTGATGACCGTCTCGACCCACTGTTCCATTTCCTCAAAGTCACCGCATAGGGAGGCCAATTCGGCGGCGAGTTCGTGAAACTCTAGACTCATTTCATATTGCCCCTGCCAGGGGTGTTCTCCCAATAGAAATAATCCCGTCCGGGCATAGTCCTGACCCGCTTGATAGGCAGTTGCGGCTCTGGCTTTGCGACAGGCAACTAGATTGAGTTGGGCGAGTTCATCCCGTTCGGGTTGCTTGGTAATTAAAGCCGTCCCATAGTTTAATTGATTAATTAATTCAAAAATACGGTCTTCCCTGACTGCTGGGGGGATCTGTTGCAGTAGGAGTTGTCCGATGTGGTAATGGGTAACTTGCCGTTGATCTTCGGGAATCAGAGCATAGGCGGCTTGTTGGACGCGATCGTGTACAAACTTATATCCTACTGAGATATCATCAGCTTTTTCCGTTCCCTTAGTCCCCCCTTCCCAAGGTGATTGAGGGGGATCTTGGAAAAACTTATAGGTCTGGCCCAGGGGCAACACTAAGCCCTCTTGCAGAGCCTTCCACAAAGCTGTAGCGACTTCCGTCTGAGGCCGTTGGCTGACAATCGCCAACGTCTGCAAGTCAAACTGATTGCCAATACAAGCGGCTAACTTCAAACTCTCCTGGGTGTCTTTGGGTAGCTTGTGCAGCCGAGTGGCCATAAACTCCACCACATCGTCCGTTAAGGCCAACTGTTGCACGGTGGTTAGGTCGCAGTGCCAATAGCCCAAATCGCGATCGAAGGCAATCGAACCTTCTTGATGCAATCCCTTGAGAAATTGGGTTGTAAAAAAGGGATTTCCCTTAGTTTTTTGATAAATTAATTCACTTAAAGACCAGGCCAGTTCTGGGGTGCAACTGAGGGTATCGGCGACCCATAAATTTAGATCGGTTTCACTTAAGGGCGCAAGTGTTATGGTCTTCATCTTCGCTCCCAATTTGCCCATCTCATCTAGACTCAACATGAACGGGTGAGCGGGAGAGACCTCATTATCTCGATAGGCTCCTAGCAAAAGTAAATAACCCATCTTGTTCTCACTCATGAGCAGTCGCATCAACTTCAAAGAAGCTGAATCTGCCCATTGTAGATCATCGAGAAAAATGACAAGGGGATGCTCAGGAGTAGTAAAAACTCGAATAAATTTCTGAAATAATAGGTTAAAACGATTTTGCGCTGCATTGCCAGAGAGTTCGGGAACTGGGGGCTGTTGGCCAATAATGGACTCTAACTCTGGAATCACATCAATAATCACTTGCCCATTTTCCCCCAAGGCGGCCAGAATTTTCTCTTTCCACTGGTCTAACTGAGCGTCTGATTCTCCTAATAACTGTTGCATCAAATCCCGAAAGGCAATGACGAAAGCGCTAAAGGGAATATTGCGTTGAAACTGGTCAAATTTTCCTTTAATAAAATAGCCGCGCTGCCGCACAATAGGCTTGTGAACTTCGTTAATAACGGCGGTTTTGCCAATTCCGGAAAATCCGGCGACTAGCATCATTTCGGTGTTGCCCTCTGCTACTCGCTCGAAGGCGGTGAGTAAGGTTTGGATTTCTGCTTCTCTGCCGTAGAGTTTTTCAGGAATCAGAAAGCGCCCGGTAATGTCCCGTGTGGCTAACTCAAAGGGTTCTATTGTTCCGGTTTCTTGCCATTGCTGCAAGCAAGCTTCAAGATCGAATTTTAATCCCAAGGCACTCTGATAGCGGTCTTCGGCATTTTTGGCCATCAGTTTCATGACGATATCGGAAACGATGGGCGGGATTTCGATATTGGACTTTTTGTTTCTTATTTCAGCAGGAGGTATGGGCTGTTGGGAAATGTGACCATGTACTAATTCCATGGGGTCATCGCTACTAAAGGGTAGAATTCCGGTTAGTAATTGATATAAGGTTACGCCTAGGGAATAGAAGTCGCTGCGGTAGTCGATGCCTCGATTCATGCGCCCGGTTTGTTCGGGAGAAATGTAGGCGAGGGTTCCTTCTAAGACGTTAAAATTTTTAATTTCTTGGGCTTCCCTGGGCAGTAGGGAGGCAATACTAAAATCAATCAGTTTAACCTCTTGGGTTTCGGGCTGAATGAGGATGTTGGCAGGTTTGATGTCTTTGTGAATGACTCGGTTGCGGTCTAATTCTTGTAAGATGTCGGCGAGTTGAATGGCAATCTGTAAACAGTTTTCTAAAGTGAATGAGCCATAGTTTTGTATGGCTTTGTCGAGAGAAATAGCGCCCAAGTCTTCCATGACTAAGGCATAGCCATTGCCATAGCGTTCTAGGCTTAAGGGGGTGACAATGGCACTTGAGTTCAGGTTTTTAGCAATGGTATATTGATTGTGAAATTGTAGTAATTCGCTAAAGCCGGGGTATTCATTGCGGAGAAATTTGATCGCTACTCTCATGGAGTCAGAAGTCCGAAGTCCCCGATAGACTAAGGTTCGCTCTCCTTGATAAATTTTTTCCTTGATTTGATAACCGTGTAGCTTTAGTGGCATTAGGGTCTATGGTCTTTTGGCTAAATTATAATTTTAGCTATTATATTAACCTAATAATCCCCATGGCGATCGCCTAAAGCGCGTTCATCTCTTGGGGCAGTGCTATACAATGGGGTCTATTCTTGTATCGTGTCAGGGAGTTAAACTCAAATCCCCCCATGTCTGAAGTGCTGAAACCAAAGTCTTCAAGTCTGAGACGGGTTTTGTGGATGGCGATCGCCTTTTTCCTGTTTAGCCTCACCCTGACGTTAAACCGCCATTACACCTTTTACTCCACTACCGATCAGGGATTATTCAATCAGATGTTCTGGAACAGTCTCCAGGGTCGGTTTTTCCAGACTTCTCTGGCTTCCATGCTCTCCGCAGAGGCGATCGATGGGGGCGGAGTTCCTACGGTAACCTACAACTATCTGGGGCAGCACTTTACACCGGCAACGCTCCTCTGGTTGCCCCTGTATGCTCTCTTTCCCCATGGCGTGACGTTGATTGTGATTCAAGTTTCCTGGGTGACGGCGGCGGGGTTAGTCCTGTATGCGTTAGCTAGAGAGTACCTGAATCCTCCAGTCTCTGGGATGATTGCCTGTAGTTTTTATAGTGCCACGGCTGTATGGGGGCCAACCCTAGGCAATTTTCACCCGATCGCTCAACTGCCCCTGTTGGTTTTTAGTGCCTTACTTGCCTTAGAAAAACGGTGGTGGTGGCTGTTTGTACTTCTGGTTTTGTGGATCTTAGGGGTGCGCGAAGATGCGGGTTTGATTGTGTTTGGAGTCGG is part of the Roseofilum capinflatum BLCC-M114 genome and harbors:
- a CDS encoding trifunctional serine/threonine-protein kinase/ATP-binding protein/sensor histidine kinase translates to MPLKLHGYQIKEKIYQGERTLVYRGLRTSDSMRVAIKFLRNEYPGFSELLQFHNQYTIAKNLNSSAIVTPLSLERYGNGYALVMEDLGAISLDKAIQNYGSFTLENCLQIAIQLADILQELDRNRVIHKDIKPANILIQPETQEVKLIDFSIASLLPREAQEIKNFNVLEGTLAYISPEQTGRMNRGIDYRSDFYSLGVTLYQLLTGILPFSSDDPMELVHGHISQQPIPPAEIRNKKSNIEIPPIVSDIVMKLMAKNAEDRYQSALGLKFDLEACLQQWQETGTIEPFELATRDITGRFLIPEKLYGREAEIQTLLTAFERVAEGNTEMMLVAGFSGIGKTAVINEVHKPIVRQRGYFIKGKFDQFQRNIPFSAFVIAFRDLMQQLLGESDAQLDQWKEKILAALGENGQVIIDVIPELESIIGQQPPVPELSGNAAQNRFNLLFQKFIRVFTTPEHPLVIFLDDLQWADSASLKLMRLLMSENKMGYLLLLGAYRDNEVSPAHPFMLSLDEMGKLGAKMKTITLAPLSETDLNLWVADTLSCTPELAWSLSELIYQKTKGNPFFTTQFLKGLHQEGSIAFDRDLGYWHCDLTTVQQLALTDDVVEFMATRLHKLPKDTQESLKLAACIGNQFDLQTLAIVSQRPQTEVATALWKALQEGLVLPLGQTYKFFQDPPQSPWEGGTKGTEKADDISVGYKFVHDRVQQAAYALIPEDQRQVTHYHIGQLLLQQIPPAVREDRIFELINQLNYGTALITKQPERDELAQLNLVACRKARAATAYQAGQDYARTGLFLLGEHPWQGQYEMSLEFHELAAELASLCGDFEEMEQWVETVIKQTRSLLEKVNVYRIRIQAKISQNQLTEAIAIALQVLQQFDTPLPAKPTDDDIQQAIAEIGQLLGDREIEDLIHLPEMRDREKMAIVQIANSIIPVAYIAAPPFFPILICLSVKLSIQYGNTLASGFGYVCYGTIACNLLKDVSAGVKFGHLALELVSQLDAKAIKPEVTNAAGLFLLHRQSHLKNVLALLQESYRSALEVGNQELAGYCAQNVCLNSFWCSQSLADLEQQTRVYCQGLMQLNQVTTANYCRIYWQSILNFQGLEEYPSILSGQVLVEAEFMPVLTAAHDWFGLYLFHLYKLMLSYVFGQIESAQEQAVTTRQYLIAGVGMVSEPAFYFYDALTALANWTGEPEPLERVEENQTQLQDQWARHAPMNHQHKVDLIAAEKARVLGNRAEAIELYDRAIAGAKENQFLQEEALANELAAKFYLDWGKEKVAQVYMTDAYYAYARWGAKAKTDQLEQQYPQLLSAIVQPPRLQLMKGQTVASTLTRTASSSSSSTGFMLDWATAMKAAQSLSSEIHLDKLISSLMKAAMENAGADRAILLLNQQDTWQVVARYTLQMSQLHSMPIEDDMALPTSVMNKVKRTQKPTIVNDVSREPQLAGDSYLLQDPPKSLLCAPILNQGNAIGILYLENHVAVGAFTGDRIELLNLLCSQAAISLENARLYEQSQDYAQKLEESLADLQQAQLQLVQSEKMSALGNLVAGVAHEINNPVAFIAGNINPAQEYLEDLFRLIDLYQEEYPEPSEAIEEEIEAIDLEFIREDLPHLIASMREGTNRIGHISDSLRIFSRVDKDYKVPFDLHEGIDSTLLILKHRLKANEVRPAIEIVRDYGELPEVQCFPGQLNQVFMNLIANAIDALEETNQGRSFDEIAANPNQITLKTSATAKEVTVRITDNGIGMPPEVKERIFEQGFTTKAVGKGTGLGMAIARQIIVEKHGGTIICNSELGQGTEFIIHLPV